A region of Mesorhizobium sp. M3A.F.Ca.ET.080.04.2.1 DNA encodes the following proteins:
- a CDS encoding cell envelope integrity protein TolA — protein MRTGLTTSVILHATAIAFGLFTLSTPPAMPAADVESVAVDIVPMEAVAQSLQGDKKAVMHDKPAPLPTKRPDIVPDAQKVGENSVDTDKPVTDEAKPKPVEKTSAPPPAPTPKEKQAAEDVPKPQEKPKPVPATEVAPTPAPKEEVKPEPVKQTDPKPAPAKEPTPAPTKDTTAAIQPKEEVKPDAVAEAIAKQQPTEEAKLPDSAPAPAARPKPQPAPAASAKAPDRKDAEKPVKEASSKPKSDEKQFNADEISALLDKQKPSGGGAKRSTQQSSLGGEKDQGQKLSKSEQGALENQLGGCWTLPVGLEGSENFVVVVRFNLDTNGKLDGRPSVEQSSGNRQFDESAVRAVQKCDVAGLQVPAGKQDIWNDIRVTFDPREMLGL, from the coding sequence ATGAGGACCGGCCTCACCACATCGGTCATCTTGCATGCGACGGCGATCGCCTTCGGGCTGTTCACGTTGTCCACGCCGCCGGCCATGCCCGCCGCCGACGTTGAGTCGGTGGCGGTCGACATCGTGCCGATGGAAGCTGTCGCGCAGTCGCTGCAAGGCGACAAGAAAGCGGTCATGCATGACAAGCCGGCGCCGCTGCCGACGAAGCGTCCGGATATCGTTCCCGATGCCCAGAAGGTCGGCGAGAACAGCGTCGACACCGACAAGCCGGTGACGGACGAGGCGAAGCCGAAGCCGGTCGAGAAGACTTCGGCGCCGCCGCCGGCGCCGACGCCGAAAGAGAAGCAGGCTGCCGAGGACGTGCCGAAGCCGCAGGAAAAGCCGAAGCCGGTGCCGGCCACCGAAGTGGCGCCGACGCCTGCGCCGAAGGAAGAGGTCAAGCCCGAGCCGGTCAAGCAGACGGATCCCAAGCCGGCGCCGGCCAAGGAGCCGACGCCCGCGCCGACAAAGGACACGACCGCAGCCATCCAGCCGAAGGAAGAGGTCAAGCCGGACGCTGTGGCCGAGGCGATCGCCAAGCAACAGCCGACCGAGGAGGCGAAGCTTCCGGATTCGGCGCCGGCGCCGGCGGCGCGGCCGAAGCCGCAGCCTGCTCCGGCCGCGAGCGCCAAGGCGCCGGACCGCAAGGATGCCGAAAAGCCGGTCAAGGAAGCCTCGTCCAAGCCGAAGTCGGATGAGAAGCAGTTCAATGCCGATGAGATCTCGGCGCTGCTCGACAAGCAGAAGCCGTCAGGCGGTGGCGCCAAGCGCTCGACCCAGCAGTCGTCGCTCGGCGGTGAAAAGGACCAGGGCCAGAAGCTGTCGAAGTCTGAGCAGGGGGCGCTGGAAAATCAGCTTGGAGGCTGCTGGACCTTGCCTGTCGGGCTGGAAGGTTCAGAGAATTTCGTCGTGGTGGTCCGGTTCAATCTCGACACCAACGGCAAGCTCGACGGCCGCCCGTCGGTCGAGCAGTCGAGCGGCAATCGGCAATTCGACGAAAGCGCGGTGCGCGCGGTGCAGAAATGCGACGTGGCCGGCCTGCAGGTTCCCGCCGGCAAGCAGGACATCTGGAACGACATCCGGGTCACGTTCGATCCACGGGAGATGCTCGGCCTGTAG